One genomic segment of Pseudomonas chlororaphis subsp. aurantiaca includes these proteins:
- a CDS encoding DUF3613 domain-containing protein, with protein sequence MKYQTLSCLGLLLLPLVTQAIEPGPASLSQQSTETWLLLQSRNQVKSPIPQNASPSERELTLQRWLDNYKHPIPEYYKEYTGSGGSGGSK encoded by the coding sequence ATGAAATACCAAACGCTTAGCTGCCTGGGGCTCCTGCTTCTTCCGCTGGTGACCCAGGCCATCGAACCCGGCCCGGCATCCCTGTCACAACAGTCGACCGAAACCTGGCTGCTGCTGCAGAGTCGTAACCAGGTCAAGTCGCCCATCCCGCAGAACGCCTCGCCCAGCGAACGGGAACTGACCCTGCAACGCTGGCTGGACAACTACAAACACCCGATCCCCGAGTACTACAAGGAGTACACAGGCTCGGGTGGTTCAGGTGGTTCGAAGTGA
- a CDS encoding type II secretion system F family protein: MEYLLSLINRLVGNEQLARMVFAGAIGLSVVLAVATLVLLVQGLQDPVHRRLLLIKRGHGDGHRQQGAPSNLQLMLEQVGQRFVSGEQEQASATRTLLTHAGFRSPAAVQMYWAVRLLTPLALVALAVMALPLIPKVSLLLGMGLVILALGVGWLVPAIYVDSRRNARMTRLLVAFPDALDLMVVCVESGLALPQAIERVSEEIAVSQPDLAMELALVNSEIRAGIPSTEALKHLAERTGLEDIRGLVSLLAQSIRFGTSVGTTLRIYAEEFRDRRTQQAEEKAAKIGTKLVFPLIFCLWPSFFLVAIGPAIIGVFKVFGKL, encoded by the coding sequence ATGGAGTATCTACTGAGCCTGATCAATCGTCTGGTCGGTAACGAACAACTGGCGCGCATGGTCTTCGCCGGGGCCATAGGCCTGAGCGTGGTGCTGGCCGTGGCGACCCTGGTGTTGCTGGTGCAGGGCCTGCAGGACCCCGTGCATCGCCGTCTTCTGCTGATCAAGCGCGGCCATGGCGACGGTCACCGGCAGCAGGGCGCGCCGAGCAACCTGCAATTGATGCTGGAGCAGGTTGGCCAGCGTTTTGTCTCCGGTGAGCAGGAGCAAGCCTCGGCGACCCGGACCTTGCTGACCCATGCGGGCTTTCGCTCCCCGGCCGCTGTCCAGATGTACTGGGCGGTGCGCCTGCTGACGCCGTTGGCATTGGTGGCGCTGGCGGTCATGGCGCTGCCGCTGATACCGAAGGTATCGCTGCTTCTGGGGATGGGGCTGGTGATCCTGGCGCTGGGGGTAGGCTGGCTGGTACCGGCCATCTATGTCGACAGCCGCAGGAACGCGCGGATGACCCGTTTGCTCGTCGCCTTTCCGGATGCGCTGGACTTGATGGTGGTCTGCGTGGAATCAGGCCTTGCCTTGCCCCAGGCGATCGAGCGGGTGTCGGAAGAGATAGCGGTCAGCCAGCCCGACCTGGCCATGGAGCTGGCACTGGTCAACTCCGAGATCCGGGCCGGGATTCCCAGTACCGAAGCGCTCAAGCATCTGGCCGAGCGTACCGGGCTGGAGGACATTCGCGGGTTGGTGAGCCTGTTGGCGCAGAGTATTCGCTTCGGGACCAGCGTGGGGACGACCCTGCGTATCTATGCCGAGGAGTTTCGTGACCGGCGTACTCAGCAGGCTGAAGAGAAAGCCGCGAAAATCGGCACCAAACTGGTGTTTCCACTGATCTTCTGCCTGTGGCCAAGCTTCTTTCTGGTAGCCATAGGACCGGCGATCATCGGCGTCTTCAAAGTATTCGGGAAGTTATGA
- a CDS encoding type II secretion system F family protein — MNQVPSEFILAFLGMVFTAIFLLSQSVAVPVFGEAGKVRKRIRSRLDLLERASNLENMQSVLRQKYLRRLSPLEARLEQLPAMEALAQMIEQAGHEYRAYRVLMLSLVLMLAAGMLLWLFTQLWWVALPAAAVAFWLPVLKISRDRNKRFALFEEQLPDALDAMCRALRAGHPFNETLQLVADEHKGPVAHEFGLTFSDINYGNDVRRAMLGLLERMPSMTVMMLVTTVLIHRETGGNLTEVLDRLSSLIRGRFRFQRKVKTLSAEGRMSGWILVAMPFVLAAGIVISSPTYLPLLINEPLGQKMVLGAFVAMLLGIFWIRKIIRIQV; from the coding sequence ATGAATCAAGTCCCCAGTGAATTTATCCTGGCGTTTCTCGGCATGGTGTTCACCGCCATATTCCTGCTCAGCCAGAGCGTGGCGGTGCCGGTGTTCGGCGAGGCCGGCAAGGTGCGCAAGCGTATTCGCAGCCGCCTCGACCTGCTGGAGCGGGCCAGTAACCTGGAGAACATGCAGTCGGTACTGCGCCAGAAATACCTGCGTCGCCTGTCCCCACTGGAGGCGCGCCTGGAGCAGTTGCCGGCGATGGAGGCCCTGGCGCAGATGATCGAGCAGGCCGGACACGAATACCGCGCCTATCGGGTGCTGATGCTCAGCCTGGTCCTGATGCTGGCGGCGGGTATGCTGCTGTGGCTGTTCACGCAACTGTGGTGGGTGGCGCTCCCGGCGGCGGCTGTGGCCTTCTGGCTGCCGGTGCTGAAGATCTCCCGGGACCGCAACAAACGCTTTGCCCTGTTCGAGGAGCAGTTGCCGGATGCACTGGACGCCATGTGCCGGGCGCTGCGTGCCGGGCATCCGTTCAACGAAACCCTGCAATTGGTGGCCGACGAGCACAAGGGGCCGGTTGCCCACGAGTTCGGCCTGACCTTTTCCGACATCAACTACGGTAACGATGTGCGTCGGGCCATGCTTGGCCTGTTGGAGCGCATGCCGAGCATGACGGTGATGATGCTGGTGACCACTGTGCTGATCCATCGCGAGACGGGTGGCAACCTGACGGAGGTGCTGGATCGTTTGAGCAGCTTGATTCGCGGGCGCTTCCGCTTTCAGCGCAAGGTCAAGACGCTCTCGGCCGAAGGGCGCATGTCGGGCTGGATCCTGGTGGCGATGCCTTTTGTACTGGCGGCGGGGATTGTGATTTCGAGCCCGACCTATCTGCCTCTGCTCATCAATGAGCCGCTGGGACAGAAGATGGTGCTTGGCGCGTTTGTGGCGATGCTGCTGGGAATCTTCTGGATACGCAAGATCATCCGGATTCAGGTGTGA
- a CDS encoding CpaF family protein produces MLSDFRNRLRQQPGKQAPAEAQDASLDSKECASVLMAWEASVPDLLYETRTKLGSMEAEWREKIYQQLLKVMDLSLLDSLEPAEAGRQIRDICQRLLDEHSAPVNASSRQLILKQIADEVLGLGPLEPLLNDASVSDILVNGHASVYVERFGKLQRTDVRFRDDQHLLNIIDRIVSSLGRRIDESSPLVDARLKDGSRVNAIIPPLAIDGPSMSIRRFAVDLLNTESLVQMGTLTPGIALMLKAIVRGRLNVLISGGTGSGKTTMLNVLSSFIPHNERIVTIEDSAELQLQQPHVVRLETRPSNIEGRGEVGQRELVRNSLRMRPDRIVIGEVRGAEALDMLTAMNTGHDGSLTTIHANTARDALGRIENMVSMTGATFPIKALRQQIASAIGVVIQLERQEDGTRRLVSVQEINGMEGEIITMTEIFAFVRNGLGEKGEVLGEFRPTGMVPAFRDVLAKRGIELPLSLFRPDWMEG; encoded by the coding sequence ATGCTCAGCGACTTTCGTAATCGCCTGCGTCAGCAACCCGGCAAACAGGCACCGGCAGAGGCGCAGGATGCGTCCCTCGACAGTAAAGAGTGCGCCAGCGTGCTCATGGCCTGGGAGGCCAGTGTGCCGGACCTGCTCTATGAAACCAGGACCAAGCTCGGCTCGATGGAGGCCGAGTGGCGGGAAAAGATCTACCAGCAGTTGCTCAAGGTCATGGACCTGTCGCTCCTCGATTCCCTGGAGCCGGCCGAGGCCGGGCGGCAGATCCGCGACATCTGCCAGCGCCTGCTCGATGAGCATTCGGCGCCGGTCAATGCCAGCAGCCGCCAGTTGATCCTCAAGCAGATCGCCGACGAAGTGCTCGGCCTCGGGCCTCTGGAACCGCTGCTGAATGACGCCAGTGTGTCCGACATCCTGGTCAACGGTCATGCCTCGGTGTACGTCGAGCGCTTCGGCAAGCTGCAACGAACGGATGTGCGTTTTCGCGACGACCAGCACCTGCTGAATATCATTGATCGCATCGTTTCCAGCCTGGGGCGGCGCATCGATGAGTCCTCGCCGCTGGTGGACGCTCGCCTGAAGGACGGCTCGCGGGTCAACGCCATCATTCCACCGCTGGCCATCGACGGACCGAGCATGTCGATCCGCCGCTTCGCCGTGGATTTGCTCAACACCGAGAGCCTGGTGCAGATGGGCACCCTGACCCCGGGCATCGCCCTGATGCTCAAGGCCATCGTCCGCGGCCGGCTGAATGTCCTGATCTCCGGAGGGACCGGCAGTGGCAAGACCACCATGCTCAACGTGTTGTCCAGTTTCATTCCGCACAACGAGCGGATCGTGACCATCGAGGACTCGGCCGAGCTGCAACTGCAGCAACCCCATGTGGTGCGCCTGGAAACCCGGCCGTCGAACATCGAGGGCCGTGGCGAGGTGGGCCAGCGGGAACTGGTGCGCAACAGCCTGCGTATGCGGCCGGACCGCATCGTGATCGGTGAGGTGCGTGGCGCCGAGGCGCTGGACATGTTGACGGCGATGAATACCGGCCACGACGGCTCGCTGACCACCATCCACGCCAACACCGCCCGCGATGCCCTGGGACGGATCGAGAACATGGTGTCGATGACGGGGGCGACCTTTCCGATCAAGGCCTTGCGTCAGCAGATCGCTTCGGCCATCGGTGTGGTCATCCAGCTGGAGCGGCAGGAAGACGGTACGCGGCGGCTGGTCAGCGTGCAGGAAATCAACGGCATGGAAGGGGAAATCATCACCATGACCGAGATCTTCGCTTTCGTGCGCAATGGCCTGGGCGAGAAAGGCGAGGTACTGGGCGAATTCCGCCCCACCGGCATGGTTCCGGCGTTTCGCGATGTACTGGCTAAACGAGGCATCGAGCTGCCGCTCAGCCTGTTCCGGCCAGACTGGATGGAGGGCTAG
- a CDS encoding AAA family ATPase: MLSTREAPVVAAATEKQGKRLLISGRDATTLNHLKALSQGLPNLQVSTRLVSNGHTDPLYGLEQMPDFLLLRVSHLWREELAALLQHPLKERPPLLVCGPLDEREGMRLAMQAGARDFLPEPVAAEELQAAIGRMLMEANAELGIGGKVIAVMNAKGGSGASMLACNLAHQLATRGGRTLLLDLDLQFGSVAHCLDVVPAHSHVDVLKQVESLDSIALRGYCNHFSPTLHVLGGRTGELCLTQDVHLDQLEKLLRLARGTYDWVVVDLPRQIDHLTGVTLEQADRIYVVLQQSLSHLKDGTRLTRILRDDLNVQSNRIQVVVNRYNKTSPVSLKDVTDALRCPNPQTLPNDYAVVSESQNTGVPLELHAPRSVVTLALRELTQNLIGIEVAEKSLFKRTFNRLFGG; the protein is encoded by the coding sequence ATGTTGAGTACCCGAGAAGCGCCAGTCGTCGCTGCTGCTACTGAAAAGCAAGGCAAACGCCTGCTGATCAGTGGGCGCGACGCGACTACCTTGAATCATCTGAAAGCGTTGAGCCAGGGTCTGCCGAATCTGCAGGTCAGCACTCGCCTGGTGAGCAACGGGCATACCGATCCGCTGTATGGGCTGGAGCAGATGCCCGACTTCCTGCTGTTGCGCGTCAGCCATCTGTGGCGTGAAGAGCTGGCGGCCTTGTTGCAGCATCCGCTCAAGGAGCGCCCACCGCTATTGGTCTGCGGCCCGCTGGATGAGCGCGAGGGCATGCGCCTGGCAATGCAGGCCGGCGCCCGGGACTTTCTCCCCGAGCCGGTAGCGGCCGAAGAGTTGCAGGCGGCCATCGGCCGTATGCTCATGGAGGCCAATGCGGAGCTGGGAATCGGTGGCAAGGTGATTGCGGTGATGAATGCCAAGGGCGGTTCGGGAGCCTCGATGCTGGCTTGCAACCTGGCGCATCAGCTCGCCACCCGCGGTGGCAGGACCCTGCTGCTGGACCTGGACCTGCAGTTCGGCAGCGTGGCGCATTGCCTGGATGTGGTGCCTGCCCACAGCCATGTGGATGTGCTGAAGCAGGTGGAGTCCCTGGACAGCATCGCCTTGCGTGGCTATTGCAACCACTTCAGCCCGACCCTGCATGTACTGGGCGGGCGTACCGGGGAGCTGTGCCTGACGCAGGATGTGCACCTGGACCAGCTGGAAAAACTGTTGCGCCTGGCCCGTGGGACCTACGACTGGGTGGTGGTGGATCTGCCGCGGCAGATCGATCACCTCACCGGCGTCACGCTCGAACAGGCCGATCGCATCTACGTCGTGTTGCAGCAGAGCCTGAGCCACCTGAAGGACGGCACCCGCCTGACTCGCATCCTGCGCGACGACCTGAATGTGCAAAGCAACCGGATACAGGTGGTGGTCAACCGCTACAACAAGACCTCGCCGGTGAGCCTCAAGGATGTTACCGATGCCCTGCGCTGCCCGAACCCGCAAACCCTGCCCAATGACTATGCGGTGGTCAGCGAGAGTCAGAACACCGGTGTGCCGCTTGAACTGCATGCTCCACGTTCGGTTGTGACCCTGGCGCTGCGCGAGCTGACCCAGAACCTGATCGGAATCGAGGTCGCCGAGAAGAGTTTGTTCAAACGTACCTTCAATCGTCTGTTCGGAGGCTAG
- a CDS encoding TadE/TadG family type IV pilus assembly protein, whose translation MNAKGMRGLYTVEFAITSLVLFTVLFGVLEMGRLYFTVNALNETVRRGARLAAVCDIDDPVILRRAMFNASTDSGPSSLLNNLTSANLDLVYLDANGAEVTSPNDLSGSNGFVAIRYVQLQVSNFSFNLLIPGFNGVFVLPVFRSTVPRESLGRQPQAAVTPEITPC comes from the coding sequence ATGAACGCCAAAGGCATGCGTGGGCTGTACACCGTCGAGTTCGCGATCACCAGCCTGGTGCTGTTCACCGTGCTGTTCGGTGTGCTGGAAATGGGCCGGCTGTACTTCACGGTCAATGCCCTGAATGAAACCGTGCGCCGCGGCGCCCGCCTGGCGGCGGTGTGCGATATCGACGATCCAGTGATTCTGCGTCGGGCGATGTTCAACGCTTCTACCGACAGCGGTCCGAGCAGCCTGCTCAATAACCTGACGTCCGCCAACCTGGACCTGGTTTATCTGGACGCCAACGGCGCGGAAGTTACCAGCCCCAACGATCTGAGCGGCAGCAACGGCTTCGTCGCCATTCGGTATGTCCAGCTACAGGTATCCAATTTCAGTTTCAATCTGCTGATTCCTGGGTTCAACGGGGTGTTTGTTCTACCGGTATTCAGGTCGACCGTGCCACGTGAAAGCCTCGGTCGGCAGCCCCAGGCAGCAGTCACACCGGAGATCACACCATGTTGA